One genomic window of Pelecanus crispus isolate bPelCri1 chromosome 18, bPelCri1.pri, whole genome shotgun sequence includes the following:
- the LRRC3C gene encoding leucine-rich repeat-containing protein 3C → MPAAGRVLQRSVTMWLLLQSLLLLASCLHSAAAFPKGCYPSEEEGLKTFRCSNAQLTEVPRDIPNDTNKLYLDSNRIPFLPHDAFWDLPLLLELDLSHNAITSVESGAFRGLAEHLHSLDLSSNRLVSVSKDAFSNLKAKVNLSNNPWLCDCQLQELIRTVDLVAGSSGGIVCDSSMQEEHVGKAFLQVIADTDFCNVYKKTTDIAMLVTMFGWFAMVISYLVYYVRQNQEDARRHLEYLKSLPSKQRRSEESSTISTVV, encoded by the coding sequence ATGCCTGCGGCGGGGAGGGTCCTCCAACGCTCGGTGACCATgtggctgctcctgcagagcctcctcctcctggcctCTTGCCTCCACTCGGCCGCTGCATTCCCCAAGGGCTGCTACCCCTCGGAAGAGGAGGGGCTGAAGACCTTCCGCTGCAGCAATGCTCAGCTGACCGAGGTCCCCAGAGACATACCCAACGACACCAACAAGCTCTACCTGGACTCCAACCGAATCCCCTTCCTGCCCCACGACGCCTTCTGGGACCTGCCGCTCCTGCTAGAGCTGGATCTGTCCCACAACGCCATCACCAGCGTCGAGAGCGGGGCTTTCCGGGGCCTGGCAGAGCACCTGCACTCTCTGGATTTGTCTTCCAACAGGCTGGTGTCGGTCAGCAAAGATGCCTTTAGCAACCTGAAGGCCAAGGTCAACCTCTCCAACAACCCCTGGCTGTGTGACTgtcagctgcaggagctgatcCGCACGGTGGACCTGGTGGCCGGCTCCTCGGGCGGCATCGTCTGCGACTCCTCCATGCAGGAGGAGCACGTCGGCAAAGCTTTCCTGCAGGTGATCGCCGACACGGACTTCTGCAACGTGTACAAAAAGACCACGGACATCGCCATGCTGGTCACCATGTTCGGCTGGTTCGCCATGGTGATCTCCTACCTGGTCTACTACGTGCGGCAGAACCAGGAGGATGCCCGGCGGCACCTGGAGTATCTCAAGTCCCTGCCCAGCAAGCAGCGGAGGTCGGAGGAGTCGTCCACCATCAGCACCGTCGTGTGA